One Dehalococcoidia bacterium genomic window, GCTATTTGAGGCCAAGCTGCGTAAGAGCAAAACAATAATATGGAATGGACCGGTAGGGGTATTCGAGTTCCCTAAGTTCAGCAAGGGTACCGAGGCTATGGCGAACCTGCTGGCAGGTTTGGACGCTACCACCATAATTGGTGGCGGTTCAACCGCTGAGGCTGTAGTGGAGATGGGCTTCGCGGGTAAGATAACCCACGTCTCCACCGGCGGTGGGGCATCACTGAAGTTCCTGGAGGGAAAAACCCTGCCTGGGGTGGAGGTGCTGCAAGACAAGGAGAATGGATGATCGGGCTTGAGCAAATAAAAGAGATAGCCAGACCGACTCCCTCCAGAATTGTATTACTGGTTATCGATGGACTAGGAGGGCTGCCCCATCCTGAGACGGGCAAGACAGAGCTGGAAAGCGCTAAAACCCCTAACCTCGATCGGCTGGCAAGCGAAGGTATCTGTGGCATGATCGACCCGATCGGCCCAGGGATCACCCCGGGCAGCGCCCCCGGCCATCTGGCTCTATTCGGATACGACCCGCTAAAATTTACCGTGGGGCGCGGTATCCTTGAGGCTCTGGGCATAGACTTCGAGCTTAAAGCTGGTGACGTCGCTGCCAGAGGCAACTTCTGCACCATTGACGAGAGCGGCGTAATCACCGACCGCCGGGCAGGTCGTCTCTCCACCCAGATTTGCTCCGAACTATGTAGGCTCCTGGACAGGATGAATATAGATGGTGTGGCGATTTTTGTCTCGCCGGTAAGGGAGCACCGCTTTGTGGCGGTGTTTCGTGGGGAGGGGCTCTTGAGCGCGCTTCATGATTCCGATCCGCAGCAGGAGGGACTGCCACCAAGGGATGTTGTCGCTCATTCTCCCCAGGCTGAAAGGGCTGCAAGTATTGCCAATAAATTTATCTCTCAGGCAAGGGCTACCCTCGCCAATCGCCATCCCGCAAACATGGTTATGCTGCGGGGATTTGCCCACCATCCCGATCTCCCCAAGATGAGCGAGGTCTTCAGTCTCAAACCCGCAGCCATCGCCCACTATCCCATGTATCGGGGGCTGGCAAAGCTGGTAGGCATGGAGGTTCTCCCCACAGGAGCCACCATTGAGGAGGAAATTTTCACTCTGGCCGAACACTACGATGCCTACGATTTTTTCTTTCTCCATGTAAAAGAGGCCGACAGCGCCGGCGAGGATGGCGACTTTACACAAAAGGTCGGGGTTATCGATAAGGTGGATATG contains:
- a CDS encoding 2,3-bisphosphoglycerate-independent phosphoglycerate mutase; its protein translation is MIGLEQIKEIARPTPSRIVLLVIDGLGGLPHPETGKTELESAKTPNLDRLASEGICGMIDPIGPGITPGSAPGHLALFGYDPLKFTVGRGILEALGIDFELKAGDVAARGNFCTIDESGVITDRRAGRLSTQICSELCRLLDRMNIDGVAIFVSPVREHRFVAVFRGEGLLSALHDSDPQQEGLPPRDVVAHSPQAERAASIANKFISQARATLANRHPANMVMLRGFAHHPDLPKMSEVFSLKPAAIAHYPMYRGLAKLVGMEVLPTGATIEEEIFTLAEHYDAYDFFFLHVKEADSAGEDGDFTQKVGVIDKVDMALPQLLHLAPEVIMVTADHSTPAVLKGHSWHPVPFLLHSKWCRPDGVVEFSERACISGALGRFAATDVMSLALANALKLKKFGA